In Micromonospora purpureochromogenes, a single window of DNA contains:
- a CDS encoding nitroreductase family protein: protein MEFGEVVRRRRMVRNYDPDRPVPPDVVDRLLDHAVRAPSAGFAQGWGFLVLETPADRERFWTAATPGGGGRERWLAGMRRAPLIVVPHANRSAYLERYAEPDKGWADRTAERWPVPYWYVDTGFAALLMLLTAVDEGLGACFFGIPPQRLDAYREAFGVPEEYQPIGAVTVGYRAPDHRSPSLRRGRRPVGEVVRRGRWS from the coding sequence ATGGAGTTCGGCGAGGTCGTCCGGCGACGGCGGATGGTGCGCAACTACGACCCGGACCGCCCGGTCCCGCCGGACGTGGTGGACCGGCTGCTCGACCACGCGGTCCGGGCGCCGTCGGCCGGGTTCGCGCAGGGCTGGGGCTTCCTGGTGCTGGAGACCCCGGCGGACCGGGAGCGGTTCTGGACGGCGGCCACCCCGGGCGGCGGTGGTCGGGAGCGCTGGCTGGCCGGGATGCGGCGGGCCCCGCTGATCGTGGTGCCGCACGCCAACCGCTCCGCCTACCTGGAGCGCTACGCCGAGCCGGACAAGGGCTGGGCGGACCGGACGGCGGAACGCTGGCCGGTGCCCTACTGGTACGTCGACACCGGCTTCGCCGCGCTGCTCATGCTGCTCACCGCCGTCGACGAGGGGCTGGGGGCCTGCTTCTTCGGCATCCCGCCACAGCGGCTGGACGCCTACCGGGAGGCGTTCGGGGTGCCCGAGGAGTACCAGCCGATCGGCGCGGTGACCGTGGGTTACCGGGCGCCCGACCACCGGTCACCGTCACTGCGT
- a CDS encoding aldose 1-epimerase family protein: MEKAGTRPPSGTQWTIAADGHEAVIVEVGGGLRSYRHDGVDYVDGYAVDEICPGSAGHVLAPWPNRIRDGQYTFGERSLQLDLSEPARRNAIHGLVNWVSWHLVEQSADAVTVGYDLPPSPGYPWPLRLRNRWSVGADGLRVEHEVTNLGAEDAPYGYSMHPYLRLPGVPVDEVSLRVPGRIRVLLDGRLLPIAAAPVAGTEYDFTEPRPIGDAVLDLAFGDLVRDADGGSAVTLAAPDGSAAVHIWADREFGWWQVFTGDTLTGERHRRSVAVEPMTCPADAFRSGKDLITLKPGGTWQGAWGLRPGV, translated from the coding sequence ATGGAGAAGGCCGGAACCCGCCCGCCGTCCGGGACACAGTGGACCATTGCCGCCGACGGCCACGAGGCGGTCATCGTCGAGGTCGGCGGTGGGCTGCGGTCGTACCGGCACGACGGCGTGGACTACGTCGACGGGTACGCCGTCGACGAGATCTGCCCCGGATCGGCCGGGCACGTGCTGGCGCCCTGGCCGAACCGGATCCGGGACGGGCAGTACACCTTCGGGGAGCGCTCGTTGCAGCTCGACCTGAGCGAGCCGGCCCGGCGCAACGCGATCCACGGCCTGGTCAACTGGGTGTCGTGGCACCTCGTCGAGCAGTCCGCCGACGCGGTCACCGTCGGGTACGACCTGCCGCCCAGCCCGGGCTACCCGTGGCCGCTGCGGCTGCGGAACCGGTGGAGCGTCGGCGCGGACGGCCTGCGGGTCGAGCACGAGGTGACGAACCTCGGCGCGGAGGATGCCCCGTACGGCTACTCGATGCACCCCTACCTGCGGCTGCCCGGCGTGCCGGTGGACGAGGTGTCGCTGCGCGTACCGGGGCGGATCCGGGTGCTGCTGGACGGCCGCCTGCTCCCCATCGCCGCCGCGCCGGTGGCCGGCACCGAATACGACTTCACCGAGCCCCGCCCGATCGGCGACGCGGTGCTCGACCTGGCCTTCGGTGACCTGGTGCGGGACGCCGACGGGGGCTCGGCGGTCACCCTGGCCGCCCCGGACGGCTCCGCCGCGGTGCACATCTGGGCGGATCGGGAGTTCGGTTGGTGGCAGGTCTTCACCGGGGACACGCTGACCGGAGAGCGGCACCGGCGGTCGGTGGCGGTGGAGCCCATGACCTGCCCGGCGGACGCGTTCCGCTCCGGCAAGGACCTGATCACGCTGAAGCCCGGCGGCACCTGGCAGGGCGCCTGGGGCCTGCGGCCCGGCGTCTGA
- a CDS encoding MFS transporter, which yields MTATKETRPRGARRWAIDLRPLAVPEFRRIWLGGGIAMLGFQFTAVAVPVEMYALTRDSFWVGLLGVAAFLPLLVFGLWGGAVADARDRRGVLLVSQALLWASMLALLLQAVLRVGSPVLLLALVALQSVGFAVSGAARTASLPRLVPAELVPAASTLNFTTYTAASVAGPLLAGLIFASWRTDVALPIAYGLDTVLFTAAVWATVRMPALPPEPDPDGDGSPRRAGLASIVDGLRYLATTPVLMLSFAIDLIAMILAMPRALFPEVAQERFGGGAAIGWLYGAISLGAMLGGLTSGWIGRLRRQGLVLVVAVVGWGLAVAAAGLARQLWLVVLLLAVAGASDLVSAVLRQSMLLVYAPDRMRGRLQGVNTVVIAGGPRLGDLRAGAVAAGFGTGVAWVGGGLVSAVLAVALVVVFPALLRYRATPAADRD from the coding sequence GTGACCGCGACCAAGGAGACCCGGCCGCGCGGGGCGCGCCGCTGGGCGATCGACCTGCGTCCGCTGGCGGTGCCGGAGTTCCGGCGGATCTGGCTGGGCGGCGGCATCGCCATGCTCGGCTTCCAGTTCACGGCGGTGGCCGTGCCGGTGGAGATGTACGCGCTGACCCGGGACTCGTTCTGGGTCGGCCTGCTCGGGGTGGCCGCGTTCCTGCCGCTGCTGGTCTTCGGGCTCTGGGGCGGGGCGGTCGCCGACGCCCGGGACCGGCGGGGCGTGCTGCTGGTCAGTCAGGCGCTGCTCTGGGCCTCGATGCTGGCGCTGCTGCTGCAGGCGGTGCTCCGGGTGGGCAGCCCGGTGCTGCTGCTGGCCCTGGTGGCGCTCCAGTCGGTCGGCTTCGCGGTCAGCGGGGCGGCCCGCACGGCGAGCCTTCCCCGGCTCGTGCCGGCCGAGCTGGTGCCGGCCGCCAGCACGCTGAACTTCACCACGTACACCGCCGCGTCGGTGGCCGGGCCGCTGCTGGCCGGGCTGATCTTCGCGAGCTGGCGGACGGACGTCGCGCTGCCGATCGCGTACGGCCTGGACACGGTCCTGTTCACCGCCGCCGTCTGGGCGACCGTGCGGATGCCGGCGCTGCCGCCCGAGCCGGACCCGGACGGCGACGGCAGCCCTCGCAGAGCGGGCCTGGCCAGCATCGTCGACGGGCTCCGCTACCTGGCCACCACGCCGGTGCTGATGCTCTCGTTCGCCATCGACCTGATCGCGATGATCCTGGCCATGCCCCGGGCGCTCTTCCCCGAGGTGGCCCAGGAGCGGTTCGGCGGTGGCGCGGCGATCGGCTGGCTGTACGGCGCGATCTCGCTCGGCGCGATGCTCGGTGGGCTCACCTCCGGCTGGATCGGCCGGCTCCGCCGGCAGGGCCTGGTGCTGGTGGTGGCGGTGGTCGGCTGGGGCCTCGCGGTCGCCGCGGCCGGGCTGGCCCGCCAGCTCTGGCTGGTCGTGCTGCTGCTCGCCGTCGCCGGGGCGTCCGACCTGGTCAGCGCGGTGCTGCGGCAGTCGATGCTGCTGGTCTACGCGCCGGACCGGATGCGCGGCCGACTGCAGGGCGTCAACACGGTGGTCATCGCCGGCGGGCCACGCCTCGGCGACCTGCGCGCCGGCGCGGTGGCGGCCGGGTTCGGCACCGGCGTGGCCTGGGTGGGCGGCGGTCTGGTCTCCGCGGTGCTCGCCGTCGCGCTGGTGGTGGTCTTCCCGGCGCTGCTGCGCTACCGGGCCACCCCGGCCGCCGACCGGGACTGA
- the pdxH gene encoding pyridoxamine 5'-phosphate oxidase, translated as MRNEYAADLGLSEADLAADWYTQFDRWFADAVAAGLPEPNAMIVGTADAAGRPSGRTVLLKGYDPEGFVFYTNYTSRKGGEATANPHASLVFPWFPMQRQVVVAGPVERVDRAETEAYFASRPRGSQLGAWASAQSQIIPDRAALDEAYEAVVARFADVAQIPAPPHWGGFRVRPESVEFWQGRVSRLHDRLRFRRADGGDWIVERLAP; from the coding sequence ATGCGTAACGAGTACGCCGCCGACCTGGGCCTTTCCGAGGCCGATCTGGCCGCGGACTGGTACACCCAGTTCGACCGCTGGTTCGCCGACGCGGTCGCCGCCGGGCTGCCCGAGCCGAACGCGATGATCGTCGGCACCGCCGACGCCGCCGGCCGCCCCAGCGGCCGCACCGTCCTGCTCAAGGGCTACGACCCGGAGGGCTTCGTCTTCTACACCAACTACACCTCCCGCAAGGGCGGCGAGGCGACCGCCAATCCGCACGCCAGCCTGGTCTTCCCCTGGTTCCCGATGCAGCGGCAGGTGGTCGTCGCCGGTCCGGTGGAGCGGGTCGACCGGGCGGAGACCGAGGCGTACTTCGCCAGCCGGCCGCGCGGGTCGCAGCTCGGGGCCTGGGCCAGCGCCCAGTCCCAGATCATCCCCGACCGGGCGGCGCTGGACGAGGCGTACGAGGCGGTGGTGGCGCGCTTCGCCGACGTGGCGCAGATCCCCGCGCCACCGCACTGGGGCGGCTTCCGGGTCCGGCCCGAGTCGGTGGAGTTCTGGCAGGGCCGGGTGAGCCGGCTGCACGACCGGCTGCGGTTCCGCCGTGCCGACGGCGGCGACTGGATCGTGGAGCGGTTGGCCCCGTGA